In one window of Paraburkholderia phymatum STM815 DNA:
- a CDS encoding c-type cytochrome: MSEERVFSFSNRWFTSSVGGVIAIAVVSILIGFVWLPSKHPDFTQRGLWATICSAAGAPSSWYTQSANIAGPAPSNVLVLPPAPPWGRTRPSADSIGRGATLAQNCSMCHGVQSLIQVTAPVLAGQYADVIYKQLRDYQSGQRVNSIMPPIIARLNDADLHDLANYYSTLPRPAAVEQRTAEDDSIRKLVSEGSPMRNIAPCAACHGDRDRKGAAPWLGGQSSAYMAAQLRAFADGNRRNDINEQMRNVARHMTPEEIDGVAKYYATRP, encoded by the coding sequence ATGAGCGAAGAACGCGTCTTCAGCTTCAGCAACCGATGGTTCACGTCGAGCGTGGGCGGCGTGATCGCGATCGCCGTCGTGTCGATTCTGATCGGGTTCGTCTGGCTGCCGTCGAAGCATCCCGACTTCACGCAACGCGGACTGTGGGCGACGATCTGCAGCGCGGCGGGCGCGCCGTCGTCGTGGTACACGCAGAGCGCGAATATCGCCGGGCCCGCACCGAGCAACGTGCTCGTGCTGCCGCCCGCGCCGCCGTGGGGCCGCACCCGGCCGAGCGCCGACTCGATTGGACGTGGCGCGACGCTCGCGCAGAACTGCTCGATGTGTCACGGCGTACAAAGTCTGATCCAGGTCACCGCGCCTGTGCTCGCGGGACAGTACGCGGACGTAATCTACAAGCAGTTGCGCGACTATCAGAGCGGCCAGCGCGTGAACTCGATCATGCCGCCCATCATCGCGCGTCTGAACGACGCCGACCTGCACGATCTGGCGAACTACTATTCGACGCTGCCGCGCCCCGCCGCCGTCGAACAGCGCACGGCCGAAGACGACAGCATCCGCAAGCTCGTCAGCGAAGGCTCGCCGATGCGCAACATCGCGCCGTGCGCAGCCTGTCACGGAGACCGCGACCGCAAAGGCGCCGCGCCCTGGCTCGGCGGCCAGTCGTCGGCGTATATGGCGGCGCAACTGCGCGCATTCGCGGACGGCAACCGCCGCAACGACATCAACGAGCAGATGCGCAACGTCGCGCGCCACATGACGCCAGAGGAAATCGACGGTGTCGCGAAGTATTACGCGACGCGGCCTTAA
- a CDS encoding methyl-accepting chemotaxis protein — MLKGLSIRAYLTLMIVLFGIVLLIGAAAGLLSLRASNASLQQMYTVDTPAVADLEGSAGQLLRLRLALATYASLDELNDREGADAVLKRFDTYLKVSNERLAHFISKASNDPDEQRLIKDMQDKRDSFLREGVEPALAALKSGDKTAFQQLQGHKLSPLYSAYEKAMLTLEKLQLDHAEQRYQDAQQLFYTISVGVAIGMAATLMFAWIGRLIMVRAIVHPVDATIEQFQRIANGDLTGRIDIHGDNEMGRLAAALRKMQESLIATVSTVRHGTDSIDTGVSEIAAGNTNLSQRTEEQAASLEETAASIEELTSTVKQTADNAKQASTLAHGASTLAAQGGDLTQQVVGTMQAIVDDSRRIADIVGVIEGIAFQTNILALNAAVEAARAGEQGRGFAVVASEVRSLAQRSAAAAKEIKGLIGESNERVTAGADLVQRSGSTMTEIVDAIARVSAIMGEIAEAATEQSTGIDQVNLAVAQMDEVTQQNAALVEQAAAAASSLEEQARRLTEAVSVFKTDSGQGASSRMMALRARRQQSAMPLEAAEAV; from the coding sequence ATGTTGAAAGGTCTTTCGATTCGCGCATACCTCACGTTAATGATCGTGCTGTTCGGCATTGTGCTGCTGATCGGCGCGGCTGCGGGGCTGTTATCGCTGCGTGCGAGCAATGCGTCACTGCAGCAGATGTACACCGTCGACACGCCCGCCGTGGCCGACCTCGAAGGCAGCGCCGGGCAACTGTTGCGCCTGCGTCTCGCACTGGCGACCTACGCTTCGCTAGACGAACTGAACGATCGGGAAGGCGCCGACGCAGTGCTCAAGCGTTTCGATACGTATCTGAAGGTGTCGAACGAACGGCTCGCGCATTTCATCAGCAAAGCCAGCAACGACCCCGACGAGCAACGGCTCATCAAGGACATGCAGGACAAGCGTGATAGCTTCCTGCGCGAGGGCGTCGAACCCGCACTCGCGGCGCTCAAGTCCGGCGACAAGACGGCCTTCCAGCAGTTGCAGGGGCACAAGCTGTCGCCGCTCTACAGCGCCTATGAAAAAGCAATGCTGACGCTCGAAAAGCTCCAGCTCGACCACGCCGAGCAGCGCTATCAGGACGCGCAGCAGCTGTTCTACACGATCAGCGTCGGCGTGGCGATCGGCATGGCAGCCACGCTGATGTTCGCGTGGATTGGACGCTTGATCATGGTTCGCGCGATCGTGCATCCCGTCGACGCGACCATCGAGCAGTTCCAGCGCATTGCGAACGGCGACCTCACGGGCCGCATCGACATTCACGGCGACAACGAAATGGGACGTCTCGCGGCGGCGCTGCGCAAGATGCAGGAGTCGCTGATCGCGACGGTCAGCACGGTGCGTCACGGCACGGATTCGATCGATACGGGCGTGAGCGAGATCGCCGCGGGCAACACGAATCTCTCGCAGCGCACGGAAGAGCAGGCCGCGTCGCTCGAAGAGACGGCGGCGAGCATCGAGGAACTCACGTCGACCGTCAAGCAGACGGCCGACAACGCAAAACAGGCGAGCACGCTCGCACACGGTGCGTCGACTCTCGCGGCGCAGGGCGGCGACCTCACGCAACAGGTGGTCGGCACGATGCAGGCGATCGTCGACGACTCGCGCCGCATCGCGGACATCGTCGGCGTGATCGAAGGCATCGCGTTCCAGACCAACATTCTCGCGCTGAACGCAGCCGTCGAAGCCGCGCGCGCAGGCGAACAGGGGCGCGGTTTCGCGGTGGTGGCGAGCGAAGTGCGTTCGCTCGCGCAGCGCAGCGCGGCAGCCGCGAAGGAGATCAAAGGCTTGATCGGCGAATCGAACGAACGCGTGACGGCGGGCGCGGATCTCGTGCAGCGCTCCGGCTCGACGATGACGGAGATCGTCGATGCAATCGCACGCGTCAGCGCGATCATGGGCGAGATCGCCGAAGCGGCGACCGAGCAGAGCACGGGCATCGATCAGGTCAATCTCGCTGTCGCGCAGATGGACGAGGTAACGCAGCAGAACGCGGCACTCGTCGAGCAGGCGGCGGCAGCGGCGAGCTCGCTGGAAGAGCAGGCGCGTCGACTGACGGAAGCCGTCTCCGTGTTCAAGACGGATAGCGGACAGGGAGCTTCGTCGCGGATGATGGCGCTTCGCGCCCGCAGACAGCAATCAGCGATGCCGCTTGAGGCGGCAGAAGCCGTCTGA
- a CDS encoding bestrophin-like domain, translating into MQETTSALVVFVLLLAATAVGFFGKPYLPEEHRKHETMQLIQLVITMLVTFAALVLGLLTASAKSSFDTVGNGFRSYAAELIQLDTALRQYGPDADHARELLRTYTAAAIAATWPREQPPAGHYPRISTDLSHDKLEDVQLGDMLNAAYVAVRKLKPSDSYQQTTLTECISRFERVIEARWTLIEQAHSSISKPFLTTLTFWLMVIFLCFGLVAPRNALALVMIMLGAVSIASAVYVIVDLDTPLTGPIVASSDPMRDALTHLERIR; encoded by the coding sequence ATGCAAGAGACAACCTCAGCGCTCGTGGTGTTCGTGCTGCTTCTGGCGGCAACGGCTGTGGGTTTTTTCGGCAAGCCTTATTTGCCTGAAGAGCACCGCAAACACGAGACCATGCAACTGATCCAGCTCGTGATCACAATGCTCGTGACCTTCGCGGCGCTGGTGCTGGGCCTGCTCACAGCATCGGCGAAAAGCAGCTTCGATACCGTCGGCAACGGCTTTCGCTCGTATGCCGCAGAGCTGATCCAGCTGGACACGGCATTGCGGCAGTACGGTCCCGATGCGGACCACGCGCGCGAGCTGCTGCGCACTTACACAGCTGCGGCGATTGCAGCAACGTGGCCGCGCGAACAGCCGCCCGCGGGCCACTACCCGCGCATTTCGACGGATCTCTCACACGACAAGCTCGAAGACGTGCAGCTCGGCGACATGCTGAACGCGGCGTACGTCGCCGTCCGCAAACTCAAGCCGTCGGATAGCTACCAGCAGACCACGCTGACCGAGTGCATTTCGCGTTTCGAGCGTGTGATCGAGGCGCGCTGGACCTTGATCGAGCAGGCGCACAGTTCGATCTCCAAGCCGTTTCTCACGACGCTCACGTTCTGGCTGATGGTGATTTTCCTGTGCTTTGGACTGGTCGCGCCGCGCAATGCACTGGCGCTCGTCATGATCATGCTGGGCGCGGTGTCGATCGCGTCGGCCGTGTATGTGATCGTCGATCTCGACACCCCGCTGACGGGTCCCATCGTCGCATCCAGCGATCCGATGCGCGATGCGCTCACGCATCTCGAGCGCATTCGATGA